A window of Flammeovirga kamogawensis genomic DNA:
AAAGCTTCAATTATGGGATGATATTCTTCATCACGCTAAAGGAATGTCTCCTGAAAATCTCACATTAAATGCTTGGGATAATACTTGGGGAGCAGGTACTGAAGACTTTGGTTATAAACGTGCAAATGAGGGGTATAATGTAATTATGACATCTGTTTCAAGCTTATACTTTGATATGGCTTATACTAAAGAAGTAGATGAACCTGGTTTCTATTGGGGTGATTACAACAACACTAGAAATATATTTAACTACCTCCCTACTAATTTATTTAGTACAGATCACAAATTAAGATTAGGTGGTATAATAACTAAAGAAGAATTAAGTTCGAAAGAAACCTTAACTCCAAAAGGTTTAAAGCATATAAAAGGTATTCAAGGGGCATTATGGTCAGAAACATTAAAAGGACAACAAGATGCTGAGTACTTATTATATCCTAAAATGTTGGCACTTGCCGAAAGAGCTTGGTCTACATCTATTGTAAAAAGAGGTGATTCAAAGAAAAAGATAGGAGAACGTTTAAATCAAGATTGGAATGTTTTTGCAAATGCAATTGGCCAAAGAGAGTTTAACCGTTTAGCTTCTTGGAAAAGACACTTTAGAATACCTCCTGTAGGAGCAATTGTCAAAGATGGAAAAGTTGAAGCAAATACTGCCTTTCCTGGATTAACAGTAAGATATGCTTCAACATCTGATACGCTAGATGAAAATTCTAAAATATATACTACTCCAATCCCTTTGACGGAAGCGTTGCAATTTGCAGCATTTGATAAATACGGAAACAAAGGTAGAATTCAAATCATTTCGTCTTCAAAAAAATCGATATAACTAATAACTAGCACAAACAAACAAATAACTTCGAATAAAGGTTGTTTTAGAGGAAACTTTAAAGCAACCTTTTTCGTTTGTTCTACCTTATTTTCACATCAAAATCATTATTATTCTTTTTTGTTAACCTATTAAGGCGACTAAACTGAAATTAGATTTTGGTTTATCAAATGATCTTATGAACTTTGCAAAAAAATATAGATATGGAAAATACACCAGAATTAAATAGTCAAGGAAAATACTTAGGTACAATTACTAAAGATTTTATCAAAGTATACTCTGTTTTACAAGAAGCCTCTTATCAAATTAGAAAGAGAAATTTTTCTAATTATCCTATTTTCCCTGTTTCTAAAACACAACTCAGCATTGGTCAACACCTTGTAGGTCCAGATCAGAAAGAGTTTTTAACATGGAATTATGGTGTTTCTTACGCCGAAGAATTTTTACAAAAAGAATTGATTTTAGCTGATAAATTTGAAGAGTTTAAAAAGTCTTACAAAAATGCAAACGAATTTTGTTGTCTATTTGTTATTGATGATGAGTTTGTAAATTTTGTTTACATCCCTTACCCTCTTGATGAAGAAGGAAACGAAGTGTTGTAAAATAATTTGACCACAGATACGTAAGTGATCAAAATTTTATATAAAAAAAGGGATTGAAGTTATTTTAAACATCAATCCCTTTCTATTTATATTACATTTTACTTTTTAAAGTTCATTACAACATCAGTAATAATATTGATACAATCTTCTAGTTGCTCTTCTGTAATTACCAATGGAGGTGCAAAACGAATAATGTTACCATGTGTAGGTTTTGCCAACAATCCTTTATCCATTAATTTATAACAGATATTAGTAGCTGTTTTACTATCCTCAGAATCATTTACTAATAAAGCATTCAGAAGTCCTTTACCTCTTACACCTAATAATAAATCTGTTTTACCAGATAATTCTTCCATTTTAGATCTGAAAATTTCTCCTAAACGGAAAGCATTTTCCATCATTTTCTCCTCTTTCAGCACTGTAAGAGCTTCCATCATTACAGCACATCCTAGCGGGTTACCACCATATGTAGAACCGTGTTCACCTGGGTTAAATACATCCATCACTTCAGAAGATGTAAGTACACAAGAAACAGGATAAAAACCACCTGAAATAGCTTTACCAAGGATTACCATATCTGGTTTTATTTCATCGTAGTCTGAAGCTAATAATTTGCCCGTTCTACCTACACCTGTTTGTACCTCATCTACCATAAAGAGTACATTGTGTTTGGTGCATAACTCTTGAGCCGCTTTTAGATACCCATCTTGAGGTACATAAACACCTGCTTCTCCTTGAATTGGTTCTAACCAAAGTCCAGCAACGTTTGGATTCTTTAATGCTTCTTCTAAAGCAGATAGATCGTTGTAAGGTACAATTTCAAAACCTGGCATATATGGGCCAAAGTTTGTTGTTGCTACTGGATCTGTAGATGCGGAAATAATAGTAGTTGTTCTACCATGAAAATTCTTTTCAACACCAATAATCACTGCTTCATTAGCTGGAATACCTTTTTTCTCGTATCCCCACTTACGTGCAAGCTTAATTGCTGTTTCATTACCTTCTGCACCTGTATTCATTAAAATAGCACGTTCAAAACCAAAAGTTTCACATAGCATTTTCTCTGCTAAACCCAATTGATCTGAATAAAATGCTCTAGATGTTAGCGTAAGCTTTGACGCCTGCTTAATCATTACATCCAAAATTCTTGGATGAACATGTCCTTGATTTACTGCACTGTATGCAGACAAGAAATCATAGTATTTGTTTCCTTCTACATCCCAAACGAAAACTCCTTCTCCTCTCTCTAGAACTACTGGTAGCGGAGCGTAATTATTAGCACCGTATTTTTTTTCTAGTTCGATCGCTTCTTTCGATGAGATAGTCATTACATTTTCCATAATAGTAAGATTAGTATGTGCGTGTGTATGTTTATATATTATAGTTTCTCAAATATGAAATATATGTTTCTACTTTCCAAACTAATCAATCTTCTCCCCAGTCTACATCATCATCAGATACAGGTACTGAAATTCTATATTCATCCAAAAAGATCTTAAACTCCACTCTTCTATTTAATCTTTTTTCTTCTTCGTTAGAGGGATGAAGAATGATTGGGTCATTATCTCCTTTACCATCTGCAATTACTCTATTATCATCTAACTCTCCGTAGTTAATAATAAATTCCTTGATCGATTCGGCTCTTTCTCTTGATAGTTTTACGTTTGCTTCAGAATTACCATCTGCATCAGTATGCCCCGTTACAATCAACCTATAATTAGTATGTTTCACTAAAAAATCAACCACTAAGTGTAAGTTGTTTTCCATTTCAGGTTTCAACTTTGCACTTCCCGGATCAAAATCAATTGATGCAAACGACAATGAACTATTAACAGAAATTGCAGGAATCTGAACATGTTTATCCCCTTCAACAAAAAATATCTCTTCTATCTGAAAAAAGTTATCTCCTTCAATTACTAATAAATACTTTTTATCATTTATTAATTCAAAGTCAAAAGAGCCATCTTCTCTTATAGATTTTGGCGCAACTTCTACTTTATCAGATAAATCAATAACAGTAACAACCCCTTTAAAAACTTCTCCTGTTGATTGTTCTGTCACCCTACCTGAAAAACGCACCGTATTATTTGGTTTAGCTTCCATAGGTAAAGGAAATGATTGTAGATCTAGGTTTGGATCTCCTTTTACTTTAGATTTTGCGTAATACAATTGTTTTGCATCAGCATCAATAGCAAAATAATACTCATCTCCACCACCATTTACTAACGGACCAACATTTTTAGGTTCACTAAACTGCCCGTCTACAATAAATGATTTATAAATATCGAATCCACCAAAATTTACCACGCCTAAAGAAGAACTAAAATACAAAACAGGAAATTTTACATGTGGATATGGGCTTAACTCACTTCCTCTTGAATTAATAAATGGGCCAACATTTTTAGCTTTACCCCAAGTACCTTTCTCAGACTTTATACTCATATAAATATCACTGTTTCCAAATCCTCCTTTCCTGTCAGAGGCAAAAAACAAGGTATCTTCAGTCATTGATAAAGAAGGGTGTGAATCCCATGCATAAGAATTTATATTTGGACCTAAATTTACAGGCTCACTCCAAGTCGAATCTCCTACTCTATTAGAATAATAAATATCACAATCTCCTAAACCCCCTGGAGCCATACATCTAATAAAATACAGCGTTTTTCCATCTTTTGATAAATACGGAGACCCTTCATTATAATTAGAGTTTATAGCTTCAAAGGCAACAGCCTCTCCCCACATATCAAATTCTGTCTTCTCACTTATATAAATATCTTCATTTGCTGTTTTAGGGTTAAACTGTTGGTTAAAAGCAGAGGTATCTCTATCACTCCTATTACTTGTAAATAGTAATTTATTTTGATCCTCCCCACCTAAAGTCATTCCATAATCAGAAAATTGAGAATTGACCTGATCACCCATGTCAACTAAAACATCTTCTGGAGGGGTTAAAGTATCAATTAATGCTCTTTTATCAACAAGCCTGTAGTAGTCTTCAAGGTTTGCATATAAAGGTTTTTCAAATAAAGTCAGCGATTCATAATGTTTTAACGCTCTACTAAAGTCTCCACGGTAGTGTCTTAGAATTAATCTGTATGCTTCTTTTGCTAAAACTCTATCTCCAAGATATTCAGATACATTAGCTAAACGCCAAAGTAAATCCATATCTTCTTTAACAATAAAGTTATTTATGCCAAATGAAGTAACATATACATAAAGTTGTTCTCTGTATTCGTCCCATTGTTTATTACGTTCAAGCCTAGCTATTAAAGCTAGTTGCTGATCGTTTCTATAATATGGTCTAACATTAATATTAGGGAATTTCAAACCAGGCAACTTGACTACCTTATTAATTTTAGTAGGCTCAAATTCCGTAATTTTCAATCCACTATCTTGTTGCTCTTTTTTTTCTACTTCCTTTTTTTTCTTTCTTTTCTTTTGGGAGAAAGATGGGCTAGAAAAAACTGCAATAATTAGTATAAAGAGTATAAAACCGCTTCTTGTGAAGATGCTTCTCATAGTTTATAGGCTTACAGTACTAAAAACAGTAACTGTAACTTGTTCTTTTATTATAATTAACTCCATAATTTAACGAAAAATTAAGTATCATTTACCTAAATATTTCTATTTAAATCCATTCTTATAATTAATCTCACATTCATTAAATTGAAGTTGATATTTTATTAACGATAAAAAAGTATTTTCAGTACCTTTGTGGGCCTTGAACTTAATATCAAGAAATATACACTTCCATAGTTGTGCCACATTTGTCAGTTTAAACTGAAAATATGTCAGTATTTACCAATTAGGTACAATTATGTATAAAATAAGTAAATGAATAGTCGATTTGGCATTCATAAAAGATCAGACAAACCTCAGCATGAGAAGTAAAGATACATTAGCCCAAGGGCTCCTATCCAATATAAATAACGATGCTATTATTTCTGTTATAGCAGATGATGAAACTGAAAGTTATAATTTAGATAATATTGAAGAATTAGAAGTACCCATATTACCTCTTAGAAATATGGTATTATTCCCTAATGTACTTATCCCTATCACAATTGGTAGAGAGAAGTCAAATAAATTAGTGGAACATGCTTATTCTAATAAGAAATTTATAGCCGTTGTAGCACAAAGAGACGCTTCTGTTGAAGATCCTGCTAAAAAGGATTTATATCAATTTGGTACATTAGTTCAGATAATTAAAATTTTAAAACTTCCTGATGGCAATAGTACAATTATTGCTCAGGGACGTAAAAAAATAGAATTAAAAGAATTAACTTCTGAAGAGCCATTCCTTTCTGGACAAGTGGTTATTCATGAAGAAGATTTTTCTAAGATTAAGAAAACAGAAGAGAAAGCTTTAGAGTCTTCTTTAAGAGATGTTGCTTATGAAATCCTTAGTTTAAATAGAGATATTCCTCAAGAGGCTTCTTTAGCTTTAGAAAATATTAAAGGTTTAGATTTCCTTGCCAATTTTATTGCTACAAACATTAATGCTGAAGTTAATGACAAGCAAAAAATATTAAGAATTTCTGATGGAAAAGTTAAAGTTGAAAGGCTATTAAAGCTGATGAACAAAGAGGTTAACTTATTAGAAATTAAAAACGAAATTGCAGGAAAAACAAACGTAGATATTGATCAACAACAACGTGATTATTATTTACGTCAACAAATGAAAGTCCTTCAAACTGAACTTGGTGCTGAAGGACCTGATGAAGAGATTGCTGCATTAAAAGAACGTGCCGAGAAAAAAGATTGGCCAGATAATGTAAAAGATCACTTTTACAAAGAATTAGCAAAACTAATGCGTTCCAATCCTGCAGCTGCTGACTTTGCAGTATCTATGAACTACTGTGAGTTTATGTTGGACTTGCCTTGGAATAAAATTACTGAAGATTCTTTCGACTTAAAAAATGCTCAGAAGATTCTTGATAAAGACCATCAAGGTTTAGAAAAAGTAAAAGAACGTATTTTAGAATACCTTGCTGTTCTTAAGCTTAAAAATGACATTAAAGGACCTATTCTTTGTTTATATGGCCCTCCTGGTGTTGGTAAAACATCATTAGGGAGATCAATTGCCAAAGCATTAGGTAGAGAATATAACCGTATTTCATTAGGTGGTTTACACGATGAAACAGAAATTAGAGGACACCGTAAAACTTACGTAGGTGCTATGCCTGGTAAGATTATGCAGAGCATAAAAAAATCTGGTGTATCTAACCCTGTTTTTATTCTTGATGAAATCGATAAAATTGGAAATGACTTTAGAGGCGACCCTTCTTCTGCATTTTTAGAAGTTCTTGATCCAGAACAAAACAACGCATTTACTGATAATTACCTTGAGGTGGAGTACGACTTATCGAAGGTATTATTTATTGCTACTGCCAACTCTTTAGATACCATTCAACCTGCATTACGTGATAGAATGGAAATTATTGAGATTACAGGTTATACGTTCGAAGAAAAAGAAGAAATTGCCAAAAAGCATTTAATTCCTAAACAAAGAACTGAACATGGATTAAAAGCAAAAGATTTTACAATCTCTGCAAAAGGTTTAAAATTCTTAATCGAGAATTATACTAGAGAATCGGGTGTTCGTGGTCTTGAAAGAACAATTGGCTCTGTAATTAGAAAAGTAGCAAAATCTATTGCTATGGAAGAAGAGTACAAAAAATCTATCGGACCTGACGAAGTAATTAAATACTTAGGAGCACCTATTTTTGAAAGAGAAACATATCAGGATAATGAGTATGCTGGTGTTGTTACTGGATTAGCATGGACACAAGTTGGTGGTGAGATTTTATTTATTGAAAGCTCACTAAATAAAGGAAAAGGAAGATTAACACTTTCTGGTCAACTTGGAGATGTGATGAAAGAATCTGCAACTACAGCTCTTTCATGGTTAAAAGCTAATGCTGATAAGTATGGGATTGATCATAGAGTTTTTGAAACATACGATTTACACATTCACGTTCCCGCAGGTGCTGTTCCAAAAGACGGACCTTCTGCAGGTATTACAATGCTAACATCTATGGTTTCTACTTATACTCAAAGAAAAATCAAATCTAAGTTAGCAATGACTGGTGAGATTACTTTAAGAGGTAAAGTACTACCAGTTGGCGGAATTAAAGAAAAGCTTTTAGCTGCAAAAAGAGCAGGTATTAAAGAAATTATTTTCTCTGAGAGAAATCAACGAGATGTAAAAGATATTCCTGAAAAATATACTGATGGATTAAAGCTTAATTTTGTAAAAGACGCAAAAGAAGTTTTAGAAATTGCTTTAATGAAAACTAAAGTAGACGATCCTATCAATTTCGAATTCCCTAAGGAAAAATAATCTTTTCTAAATAGAATATATTATTGAAGAGCTATATCAAGTAGATTGATATAGCTCTTTATTTTTTTTATTTAAAACATTATAAAACTAGGTTTTATTCTTAATTATGAGACATTAAGATTTTTTTTCTTAAAAAAATCACGTTTAGTTAATGTTCTTTTTCGATAATCGATTTTATTTCTTTTTTTTGCATCAATATTGATTAATATCACCGTTTTATGGTAATATCAATTGATTAACACACAATCACATTAAAAGTAACCAAGATATGAGTCCATTGTACGCTGCAATTACCGCTGTAGCAGGTTGGGTTCCTGAGGACAAACTCACAAACCACGATTTAGAAAAATTAGTGGAAACTAGCGACGAGTGGATCACCTCACGCACAGGTATTAAAGAACGACGAATTTTAAAAGGTGAAAATCTTGGAACTTCGACGCTTGCAATAAATGCAGTCTCTGCACTTCTAAAGAAAAAAAATATCGATGGAAGTGAAGTAGACCTTGTTATTTGTGCAACTTCTACTCCTGATATGGGATTTATCTCAACCGCAAATATTGTTTGCGAGGCTATTCACTCTAATGCCATGAGTTTTGATATATCAGCTGCTTGTTCAGGTTTTATATACGGACTAGAAATGGCTTCTAACTTTATAAAGTCAGGCAATTACAAGAAAATTGTAGTAGTTGGTGCAGACAAAATGTCGTCTGTAATGGATTACAGCGATAGAAATACATGTATTTTATTTGGTGATGGCGCAGGAGCTGTGCTTATAGAACCAAGTGAAGAATATGGCCTAATCGATTCTGTAATGCATTCTGATGGATCAGGCAAAGACTTATTACATGTAAAAAGAGGTTCTGCCTATCCAATAAGCTTAGAACAACTAGCTGAAAAGGAACATTATTTTTACCAAGATGGTAAATCTGTATTTAAGCATGCTGTGACGAATATGGCTTCTGCTGCTGAAAGCATCATGAAGAGAAATGAATTATCATCTGATGATATTGCCTATTTAATTCCGCACCAAGCCAACTTAAGAATTATAGATGCAACAGCCAAGAGAATGGGTGTTAGTAAAGACCGTGTTTGTATTAATATAGAAAAATATGGTAATACAACTGGTGCTACTATTCCATTATGTCTTTGGGATTTTGAAAAGCAATTCAAAAAAGGAGACAACTTAGTTTTTGCTGCATTTGGAGGTGGTTTTACTTGGGGCTCTATTTATCTAAAATGGGCATACGATACTGAGTAAGCACTACATTTTCTAAGATATCAACAACAGGAGTATGTTTTATCACCTATTAAACATACTCCTGTTTTTTTTATGTTAATAGTTTACTACTTTTAAGGCGACTAAAAAACAACAAATGTTACTCTTCTTACTTGCATCTAGTATAATTAATGAAAAACATCGTATTAATTGCCAACCCAGTGTCCGGGAATGGCTTATCAGTTAAGGCTGCAGAAATTACTCAACAAACATTAGCAGCTAAAGGGCTAAATGTACATATTTCTTATACCCAACATGCAGGTCACGCTAGTCAATTAGCTAAAAACTTTATTAATGAATTTGACATTATTGTTGCCATAGGTGGTGATGGAACAGTAAATGAAATAGCATCAGCTTTGGTTAATTCGCCCGCTATTTTAGGAATTATACCAACAGGATCCGGCAATGGTTTAGCCAGACACCTTAAAATTCCTATGAATTTAAAAAGTGCTATAAAATGCTTGTACAGAGAGAAAGTTGTCAAAATAGATGCTCCTAAAGTAAATAATGAGTACTTCTTTTGTACTGCTGGTATTGGCTTTGATGCTCAAGTCAGTCATTCTTTTGCTAATATGAAAGGAAGAGGATTTATGAACTATATCAAAGCTACTTTTCTTGAATACTTTAAATATCGCTCTAAAAACTATGCACTCTATTTGGACACAAAGAAAAAAGCTCTAGATGCTTTTGTTATTACAATTGCGAATGCGGCTCAATATGGTAATAATGCATATATAGCTCCTAAGGCAAAAATTAATGATGGATTATTAGAAGTTACATTACTGCCAAAACCCTCATTTTTTGATGCTATCAATTTTTCTATCCGTTTATTTACTAAAAAAATACATAAGCACAATAAAGTAAAAACGTTACAAACAGAAACAATTAAAATTGATGTTCCTACTGAGAATGGTGATATTTATGGACACAAAGATGGAGAACCAGAAATATGGCATTTACCTCTAGAATTTAGTCTAAAATCTAACGATAAGTTAACTGTAATTGGCAATACTGATAAGCTTTAATAACTACATCAGTAGTACTATATACTCTAAAAATACTACTCAACTTATATCATAGATTTCACTAATAATTGAAATAATTCTCTAACCGAATACATAGTACTTAAAAGTGGTAAAAAAGGAACTAGTAATATTGTTGCTAATACAACAAGTAAGCGTGTATCCACAGGTATAATACTCATTCCTTTTACAAATTCATAGCTCCCATTTATGTCGCACATTGATGATGGATCTGCACTGCCTAAAAGTTCTTTAACTTCTTGTTCAGGTTTGTCAAACCATTTTTTTTCAAAGAATTTATGATGATTCTGAATCAACATTCCAAATTTATAAATGGTATCTGAACGTAATTTAGAAATCTTTGGAGCTAAAATTAATAAGGGAGAAAAACAGACTAAAGGCACCATAATGGCAAATGCAATTATGATAAATTTATAATCCATCAAGGTCTTTAACCCATCAATAATATCACTATACATTATTGATGATAAATTAATTCCAATGGCCACAGAACATATCCCAAAAAAGAAAGGTACAAAATTTAAATACTCTAAACCGGCTAACTTATCTCCATGCATTGCATGAATATCCCATCTATATCTATTAAAAATAACCAAAGATGTAATCCATAAAAGCCATCTCCAAACCCATCTAACAAATAAAAATTGATATAAAGGAATGGATACAAATACAAACCACCATCCACTTTTACTTAATTTTAAAGCTCCTAATTGATTGTGTTGATATAGCCAAGATGACTCTTGAGAATCACTTACGTTTGCCCAAACTGCTGTAGAAATAACTAACAATAACAGTAGTATTAATTCTGGAATTGATGAGCGAACTACATTAGAAAACTTATCTAGATTCTTATCTAAAGCAGGTCTATCTTTATCATTAATCAATAACTTAGTGTAACTAATATAATTATTAAAAGGACTTTCAAAATATTGCTCAATATAGATTAAAAAAGGTATTACAATAAATAGGCGACTCATTATTTCAATATCATCGAATAACGCTACAGCATCACCACCCCCAAAAAGAGTCCCATCAATTCCATTAAATAAAACGATTGGAAAAACTGCAATAAAAAGAAAAACGGATAAACGAATTGAGAATTTTGAAGAGTAATCTTTTGCTTTAAACATTTTATTTATTAAGCCATTTACTCCTCCCCCTGTGAAAGAAAAATCATGTTTTTTCATATACTGCTAATACTATAGATGTCCTTCTTTAGGACTATTATTTGGGTTATCTTTTAATTATACAATGAAATTAGATTTAATAATTCAGTTATAATAATCTTAAGGGTAGAAATATTATTGAAATGTAGAAAAACACAATTTTTATAAAATAATCAGAAAAGAAAGCCTAATGTTATTTAAAAGCGTTCAAATTCTTAAAAGTTAAACGTTATAATCTAAACTTTTATGCAAGTATTTGATTAGCTTTGCAGACTGAAAAAGATATTGATATCATACACATATAAAAGATGGAAAATAAAGTAAGAGTACGTTTTGCTCCTAGTCCAACAGGACCACTTCACATTGGTGGAGTGCGTACAGCATTATTCAATTATCTATTTGCCAAACATAATGGTGGCGATTTCCTTGTTCGTATTGAGGATACAGACCAAAACCGTTTTGTTGAGGGTGCAGAAGAATATATTAAGCAGAGTTTAGAATGGGCAGGAATCGTTGCAGATGAAGCGCCTTGGAACCCTGGTGACTGTGGACCATACCGACAGTCTGAAAGAAAAGATATATACAAAGAATATGCTGACAAGTTAGTTAAAAACGACCTTGCTTATTATGCTTTTGATACTTCAGAAGAATTAGAGGAAATGCGCGAACGCTTAAAGCAAGCACGTGTAAATACACCTCAATATAATTCTATGACACGTATGCAAATGACGAATTCATTAACATTATCTGCTGAAGAAGTTCAAAAACGTTTAGATAATGGTGATCCCTATGTTATTCGTCTAAAAGTTCCTCGTAAAGAAGAAATTAGATTAAATGATATGGTTCGTGGTTGGGTTATGGTTCACTCACACACTATTGATGATAAAATTTTGATGAAGTCCGATGGTATGCCTACATATCACCTAGCTAATGTTGTTGATGACCATTTAATGGGAATCACTCACGTAATTAGAGGTGAAGAATGGTTACCTTCTGCACCACTTCATGTATTATTATATAGATATTTAGGTTGGGAAGATTCTATGCCTCGCTTTGCACATTTACCTCTTTTACTTAAGCCTGATGGTAATGGTAAATTAAGTAAGCGTGATGGTGACAAGATGGGATTTGCTGTTTTCCCTCTTGAATGGAAAGACCCTGCTACAGGCGATATTTCTAGAGGTTTTAAAGAAGATGGTTTCTTAGCAGATGCATTTATCAACTTCTTATCTTTCTTAGGTTGGAACCCAGGTGATGAGCGTGAATTCTTTACATTAGAAGAGTTAATTGCTGAATTTACTATGGAACGTGTTACTAAGGCAGGTACTAAATTTGATATCGATAAGGCTAAATGGTTTAACCAACAATACCTTAAAGAAAAGCCAGATGCTGAGTTAGCAAAATACCTTTTAGCTGATATGGCTAAAGATGGTGTGGAATCTACTCCTGAAAAAGCTGCTTTGGTTTGTAACCAACTAAAAGAACGTGTTACTTTCCCTCAAGAAATTTGGAGAGATGGACGTTTCTTCTACGAAGCGCCAACTTCTTACGATGCTAAAACGGTAAAGAAAAAGTGGAAACCTGAAGGTGTCGCTGTCTTAACTGATTATGCTGCTGCAATTGAAAATGCGGATAGCTTTACTGCTGATGATGCTAAATCAATTTTCATGGGTATTTTAGAACAACATGAAATGAAAATTGGTCATGTAATGCCTGCATTAAGAGTGGCTATCTCTGGTAAAGGTGGAGGTCCTGATTTGATGATTATGCAAGAAATCTTAG
This region includes:
- the gltX gene encoding glutamate--tRNA ligase gives rise to the protein MENKVRVRFAPSPTGPLHIGGVRTALFNYLFAKHNGGDFLVRIEDTDQNRFVEGAEEYIKQSLEWAGIVADEAPWNPGDCGPYRQSERKDIYKEYADKLVKNDLAYYAFDTSEELEEMRERLKQARVNTPQYNSMTRMQMTNSLTLSAEEVQKRLDNGDPYVIRLKVPRKEEIRLNDMVRGWVMVHSHTIDDKILMKSDGMPTYHLANVVDDHLMGITHVIRGEEWLPSAPLHVLLYRYLGWEDSMPRFAHLPLLLKPDGNGKLSKRDGDKMGFAVFPLEWKDPATGDISRGFKEDGFLADAFINFLSFLGWNPGDEREFFTLEELIAEFTMERVTKAGTKFDIDKAKWFNQQYLKEKPDAELAKYLLADMAKDGVESTPEKAALVCNQLKERVTFPQEIWRDGRFFYEAPTSYDAKTVKKKWKPEGVAVLTDYAAAIENADSFTADDAKSIFMGILEQHEMKIGHVMPALRVAISGKGGGPDLMIMQEILGKEEVANRIKVAIEEISKLKEGN